From Paenibacillus sp. GP183, one genomic window encodes:
- a CDS encoding glycosyltransferase, with protein sequence MNKVDSSIMILTASYGNGHKQAAQALKQRLHLRGINKVHIIDLMKEAYPVLNTITTTIYEKSTQAPAYGLDYYGWSYYMTRDSKQDGPLNKYFNLLGKKKLREFIDLERPDAIINTFPFGAAPETGRHLDIPTFTVVTDYALHSRWIHSDVHKYYVATDELKAELLDKGLAPEQVEVSGIPIRQAFQAISESSNAFQGILDPRKKTVLISAGSYGIFKHIEKMAESLVVKGNCQIAVVCGRDKRLEHKLNLLFRYHPDIHIFGFIEHIHELMAVSSCILTKAGGLTLTEAITLQLPIFVYRPLSGQEKENARFLSQKGVAAISQSPDELENQLLRCLSDDAYAGHIRSRMSALRKDSSADYIAKSIIEAIAKEALQPV encoded by the coding sequence GTGAATAAAGTTGATTCAAGCATCATGATCCTGACTGCGAGTTACGGGAATGGACATAAACAAGCGGCCCAAGCGCTAAAGCAGCGTTTGCATTTGCGCGGCATCAATAAGGTCCACATTATCGATTTGATGAAGGAAGCTTATCCGGTCCTCAACACGATCACAACAACGATTTATGAAAAAAGCACTCAAGCTCCGGCCTATGGCCTGGATTATTACGGTTGGAGCTACTATATGACGCGTGATTCGAAGCAGGATGGACCGCTCAATAAGTATTTTAACCTGCTTGGGAAAAAGAAGCTTAGAGAATTTATCGATCTTGAACGGCCAGACGCCATCATTAACACATTTCCGTTCGGTGCAGCTCCGGAAACTGGCCGCCACCTAGACATACCAACCTTTACTGTTGTTACGGATTATGCGCTGCATTCGCGATGGATTCACTCGGATGTGCATAAATATTATGTAGCTACAGATGAGCTGAAAGCGGAGTTGTTGGATAAAGGATTGGCTCCTGAACAAGTTGAAGTCAGCGGCATTCCGATCAGACAAGCCTTTCAGGCAATTTCTGAATCCAGCAACGCATTTCAAGGAATCTTGGATCCGCGGAAGAAAACAGTGCTTATTTCGGCAGGCTCCTATGGAATATTCAAGCATATTGAAAAAATGGCTGAATCCTTGGTCGTGAAAGGAAATTGCCAAATTGCGGTCGTATGCGGCCGGGACAAAAGGCTGGAGCATAAATTAAACCTGCTGTTCCGGTATCATCCTGATATCCATATCTTTGGATTTATTGAACATATTCATGAGCTCATGGCAGTATCATCTTGTATATTGACCAAAGCAGGCGGACTGACTTTAACTGAGGCGATCACCTTGCAATTGCCGATCTTTGTATATAGGCCTTTATCCGGCCAGGAAAAAGAAAATGCACGCTTCCTTTCGCAAAAAGGTGTAGCTGCCATCTCACAAAGCCCGGACGAGCTGGAAAATCAGCTGCTTCGCTGCTTGTCGGATGATGCCTATGCCGGGCACATCAGGTCGAGAATGTCCGCGCTGCGAAAAGATTCATCCGCAGATTATATTGCAAAGAGCATCATCGAAGCCATCGCCAAAGAAGCGCTTCAACCCGTCTGA
- a CDS encoding IS701 family transposase translates to MVSLYLPIVKFILALKLEFSKPQLGHLFTLIHGIILCAGRKNMTQIQQAARGDRHLSNVTNFLNHSPWCVNRMQRRRMQFIMDKIRDKRAKSGDTRQLVFFIVDDTCCKKETSTKKMEALSFQYSHEAGKSVWCHCVVTAHIVSEGSSYAWDFRPYYREEYCEEHRLSFKSKNDLALEMIEAFPASKDEQVYVLMDSWYTSEKVINACNLKGFHVIAAVKTNRLICVSGITISMVDFAVQYLRKSDLRSVTVESQGTYWVYEYEGPLSEMENVKALLSWKDEYADSSKPQVCLLCTDLSLDLVTIQRYYHVRWNIETGYRYFKELLGFDHYQLLSFAGIQRFWTIQYLTQNFLESQRQDWMKSDKHLTLGDVVYRIRQEYFGQIIVYVYQQALEKKPLFDILKHLKIPA, encoded by the coding sequence ATGGTATCCCTCTACTTGCCTATCGTCAAGTTCATTTTAGCCTTGAAGCTGGAATTTTCTAAACCACAGCTTGGTCATCTGTTTACCCTCATTCACGGCATCATTCTTTGTGCCGGCCGTAAAAATATGACACAAATTCAGCAAGCTGCCCGAGGAGATCGTCACCTCAGTAATGTCACGAATTTTTTGAATCATTCGCCATGGTGCGTTAATCGCATGCAGCGCCGACGCATGCAATTCATAATGGATAAGATTCGCGATAAACGAGCAAAGAGCGGTGACACTCGACAACTTGTATTCTTCATCGTGGATGATACTTGCTGTAAGAAGGAAACCTCGACGAAGAAAATGGAAGCCCTCAGCTTTCAATACTCACACGAAGCCGGAAAATCAGTCTGGTGCCACTGCGTTGTCACTGCTCACATTGTAAGCGAAGGCAGTTCCTATGCTTGGGATTTTCGTCCCTATTACCGTGAAGAATATTGCGAGGAGCACCGCTTATCATTCAAAAGCAAGAACGATCTCGCTCTTGAAATGATTGAAGCATTCCCGGCTTCGAAAGACGAACAAGTTTACGTTCTGATGGATAGCTGGTACACCAGTGAGAAGGTCATTAATGCCTGTAACCTCAAGGGTTTTCATGTCATCGCCGCTGTAAAGACGAATCGACTGATCTGCGTCAGCGGTATAACGATCTCCATGGTTGATTTCGCTGTCCAGTATCTTCGCAAGTCTGACCTCCGCTCCGTTACGGTGGAAAGTCAGGGAACGTACTGGGTTTATGAATATGAAGGACCATTAAGCGAAATGGAAAACGTCAAAGCTCTGCTGTCTTGGAAAGATGAATATGCCGATTCGAGCAAACCTCAGGTTTGTCTCCTGTGTACGGATTTAAGCTTGGATCTCGTCACGATCCAACGCTATTATCACGTACGATGGAACATCGAAACCGGCTATCGCTATTTCAAAGAACTGCTGGGCTTTGACCACTATCAGTTGCTCTCATTTGCAGGCATTCAACGGTTTTGGACCATTCAGTATCTGACGCAGAACTTTCTGGAATCTCAGCGTCAGGACTGGATGAAGAGCGACAAGCATCTTACGCTTGGAGATGTGGTGTACAGAATCCGGCAAGAGTATTTCGGGCAGATCATCGTATACGTGTATCAACAAGCCCTAGAGAAAAAGCCCCTATTCGACATCCTTAAGCATCTCAAGATACCTGCCTGA
- a CDS encoding NAD(P)H-quinone oxidoreductase has product MKAVLIDETTHQLYLGQADDPVMSDTDLLVNIKATALNRADLLQKRGLYPPPEGASPILGMEMAGVVEQVGSKVSGWKAGDRVCALLPGGGYAERVSIPAGMAIRIPDTFTYEEAAAIPEVFLTAYLNLFLLGGLKPKQTVLIHAGASGVGTAAIQLVLEAGAASIVTAGNNEKRNACLQLGASRTIDYKAGPFAPMVMEATQGKGVDIILDFIGAAYWEENLKSLAVDGRLILIGMMGGSKVKELDLGLLLRRRLQVIGTTLRSKSPEEKIRLTEQFTAFALPLFEKGNLKPVIDSIWDWEQANKAHEHMEQNKNTGKIILRIQ; this is encoded by the coding sequence ATGAAAGCTGTACTTATAGATGAAACAACGCATCAATTGTACCTGGGACAAGCTGACGATCCTGTGATGTCCGATACAGATTTACTCGTCAATATCAAAGCAACAGCGCTGAATCGTGCGGACCTGCTGCAGAAGCGAGGGCTTTACCCGCCGCCTGAAGGAGCTTCACCCATTCTCGGCATGGAAATGGCCGGAGTGGTGGAACAAGTCGGCAGTAAGGTCAGCGGCTGGAAAGCGGGAGATCGCGTCTGTGCTCTACTGCCGGGAGGCGGCTATGCCGAGCGTGTCAGCATTCCGGCCGGGATGGCGATTCGCATTCCAGATACTTTTACATATGAAGAAGCCGCTGCCATACCTGAAGTGTTTCTGACGGCTTACTTGAACCTTTTTTTGCTTGGCGGCTTGAAGCCTAAGCAAACCGTATTGATCCACGCGGGTGCGAGCGGAGTCGGGACAGCAGCGATTCAGCTTGTCCTAGAGGCAGGAGCAGCCTCCATCGTAACGGCAGGCAACAATGAGAAACGGAATGCTTGCCTTCAGCTTGGTGCGAGCAGGACCATTGATTATAAAGCGGGTCCGTTTGCACCCATGGTTATGGAAGCAACACAAGGTAAAGGCGTAGATATCATTTTAGATTTCATCGGTGCAGCTTATTGGGAAGAGAATCTTAAATCACTTGCAGTCGATGGTCGATTAATCCTCATTGGGATGATGGGTGGAAGTAAGGTGAAAGAATTGGATCTGGGCTTGCTGCTAAGACGGCGGCTTCAGGTCATCGGTACCACGCTTCGCTCCAAATCACCCGAGGAAAAAATACGCTTGACCGAACAATTTACGGCATTCGCACTGCCGCTTTTTGAAAAAGGAAATCTGAAGCCAGTCATTGATTCTATTTGGGATTGGGAACAGGCCAATAAAGCTCATGAACATATGGAACAAAATAAAAACACAGGAAAAATAATTTTACGTATACAATGA
- a CDS encoding chromate transporter, giving the protein MNKYKDSTWIKQWDLFWSFLLISPITFGGGYAMLPSIERIAVDQKGWLTADEMVEAVAISGAAPGGIGVNAAAYIGYKVMGWRGMLSALAGIMLPTSIIVLGLAIFFMNMRDNLKVQAALQGIQIGVIALIAYAGVKMVRAAFIDKASILLFIISLSGLLYFGVHPFFILLFGALAGVSWMRVKVSMGYPASIEKPQTMNDYYFGDGI; this is encoded by the coding sequence ATGAATAAATACAAAGATAGCACATGGATCAAACAATGGGACTTATTCTGGTCGTTCCTGCTTATAAGCCCAATTACGTTTGGCGGAGGCTACGCCATGCTTCCTTCTATCGAACGTATCGCTGTGGATCAAAAAGGATGGCTGACTGCGGATGAAATGGTTGAGGCTGTTGCCATTTCCGGGGCAGCCCCCGGTGGAATAGGTGTCAACGCAGCGGCTTATATCGGTTATAAAGTCATGGGGTGGCGTGGGATGCTGTCTGCCTTGGCAGGCATCATGCTGCCAACATCTATCATTGTTCTTGGATTGGCCATCTTCTTCATGAACATGCGGGATAATCTGAAGGTTCAAGCTGCATTACAAGGGATTCAAATAGGTGTTATCGCTTTGATAGCTTATGCCGGTGTTAAAATGGTTCGTGCTGCCTTCATTGACAAAGCCTCTATACTGTTATTTATTATCAGCCTAAGCGGTCTTCTTTACTTCGGTGTTCATCCATTCTTTATTCTTCTATTCGGGGCATTGGCAGGTGTTTCATGGATGAGAGTTAAAGTAAGTATGGGATATCCGGCATCAATCGAAAAGCCTCAAACGATGAATGACTATTACTTCGGAGATGGGATTTAA
- a CDS encoding ABC transporter ATP-binding protein translates to MLRSEQLTKRYDNGFMAVERLSIHVKHGDIYGFLGPNGAGKTTTIRMITGLVEPTSGTISVDGVDALNHTAEIRRMIGVLPESHGFYGWMSGEEYLSFFADMYEIPKDQSRRKVTDLLEKVGLAEKRKVPIRQYSRGMKQRLGIAKTIIHEPKLIVLDEPTLGLDPQGQRDITQLIRNLNTEMKVTVFITSHLLKEIDELCNRIAIVKNGKLIDEDLVSEFKTRYQQQGTVSSLEDIFLSLTGNERRL, encoded by the coding sequence ATGCTGCGTTCCGAACAATTAACGAAGAGATATGACAATGGATTTATGGCCGTCGAGCGCCTAAGTATTCATGTAAAGCATGGCGATATTTATGGTTTTCTCGGTCCTAACGGTGCTGGAAAGACGACAACTATCCGCATGATAACAGGCTTGGTAGAGCCGACCTCAGGAACTATTTCGGTAGACGGCGTCGATGCGCTGAATCATACCGCGGAAATTCGCCGCATGATTGGTGTACTGCCTGAATCTCATGGATTCTATGGTTGGATGAGCGGTGAAGAATACTTGTCTTTCTTTGCTGACATGTATGAAATTCCGAAGGATCAAAGCCGGCGCAAAGTAACGGATTTATTGGAGAAGGTAGGCTTGGCTGAGAAGCGTAAAGTTCCGATAAGGCAATATTCGCGAGGAATGAAGCAGAGGCTGGGTATCGCGAAAACGATCATTCACGAGCCGAAGCTGATCGTTCTGGACGAGCCGACCCTGGGACTTGACCCGCAGGGACAAAGGGATATCACACAGCTCATTCGAAATCTGAACACAGAGATGAAGGTAACTGTTTTTATTACTTCTCATTTGCTTAAAGAGATCGATGAATTATGCAACCGAATTGCAATTGTCAAAAATGGAAAGCTTATTGATGAAGATCTGGTATCTGAGTTTAAGACAAGGTATCAGCAGCAAGGAACCGTGTCGAGCCTGGAAGATATTTTTCTTTCACTTACGGGAAACGAGAGGAGGTTATGA
- a CDS encoding phosphatase PAP2 family protein — protein MNNKPLFPSGLVSILCAAGFACMALLYSSPYMKSFDSSIISFVQGMEAPTMTTIMKFFTFIGAGLPIVIIAVLALIILYFVLGHRKELILFTIAVSGSALLNVLLKLLFHRTRPDLHRIIEAVGFSFPSGHAMAAFSLYAILIFLLWKNASGNARVLLLLIGSAFIAAIGLSRIYLGVHYPSDVIAGYLASGFWVFLSIWFYRRFIIH, from the coding sequence ATGAACAATAAACCTTTGTTCCCAAGCGGATTGGTTAGCATACTGTGCGCTGCAGGCTTCGCCTGTATGGCACTTTTGTACAGCAGTCCGTACATGAAAAGCTTTGACAGTTCGATTATTTCATTCGTTCAGGGTATGGAAGCCCCCACAATGACAACGATCATGAAATTTTTCACATTTATCGGAGCCGGACTGCCAATTGTAATTATTGCTGTACTTGCTCTTATTATTCTTTACTTCGTTTTGGGCCATCGCAAGGAACTGATTTTATTTACAATAGCTGTTTCTGGATCTGCCTTGTTGAATGTGCTGCTCAAGCTATTGTTTCATCGCACCCGTCCTGATCTTCATCGAATTATCGAAGCTGTCGGCTTCAGCTTCCCAAGCGGGCATGCGATGGCAGCATTCAGCCTGTATGCGATCCTCATCTTCCTGCTGTGGAAGAACGCATCCGGGAACGCCAGAGTGTTATTGCTCCTGATTGGATCGGCTTTTATCGCAGCCATAGGGCTCAGCCGTATCTATCTGGGTGTCCATTATCCCAGTGACGTGATAGCTGGTTATTTGGCCAGCGGTTTCTGGGTATTTTTATCCATTTGGTTTTATCGGCGTTTTATCATTCATTAA
- a CDS encoding polysaccharide deacetylase family protein, which yields MNDLFWFSFFLLCVYTIIPTLIIHLLLLGIHKKSKGHGISLTFDDGPDPVYTPQLLDLLNKYHVKATFFVLGSKAERYPELITRMHQEGHLVGVHNYLHRANALMTPWKVRIQLQHSIRTIEKIIGITPIHYRPPWGIFNIFDFLLFKRFRVVLWSLIVGDWDSKGGAQKIKKRLLSKLKKGDVIVLHDSGQTFGADIDAPSHMLQALNDFLEETSRQGYEFYRVDENIA from the coding sequence GTGAATGATTTGTTCTGGTTTTCGTTTTTTCTACTTTGTGTTTATACCATCATACCGACTCTTATCATTCACCTGCTTCTCCTAGGTATTCATAAGAAATCCAAGGGTCACGGGATATCCTTAACCTTCGATGATGGACCCGATCCGGTATACACACCTCAATTGCTGGACTTATTAAATAAATATCATGTTAAAGCCACCTTTTTTGTTCTCGGTTCCAAGGCAGAGCGATATCCCGAACTCATTACACGTATGCATCAGGAAGGCCATTTGGTTGGCGTCCATAATTACCTGCACAGGGCCAACGCTTTGATGACTCCATGGAAGGTACGAATTCAATTGCAGCATTCCATTCGCACAATTGAAAAGATTATTGGCATTACGCCCATTCATTACAGACCCCCATGGGGGATTTTCAACATATTTGATTTCCTGTTGTTCAAACGCTTCCGCGTTGTGCTTTGGTCTCTCATCGTTGGAGATTGGGATAGCAAGGGAGGAGCTCAAAAAATCAAAAAACGGCTGCTTTCGAAGTTGAAAAAAGGCGATGTGATCGTGCTGCACGACAGCGGGCAAACCTTTGGGGCCGATATTGATGCGCCCTCGCATATGCTTCAGGCATTAAATGACTTTTTGGAGGAAACATCACGGCAGGGCTACGAATTTTACAGAGTGGATGAAAATATAGCATGA
- a CDS encoding VTT domain-containing protein, translating into MFHWIIDAFNHHGYLILFLSLFLELLALPLPGELMMGSAGVMVFQGKLSWLGIILAGGAGVSLGMTVSYVIGYRLGLPFFEKYGKYIHFGPDKIERTSVWFEKHGNKLLIAAYYIPGVRHFTGYFSGVTRLSFRSYAIYAYSGAFLWVAVFVTIGKLLGPQWEKLHHAISRYLLIGAVIISLLFLIIFVIKRYSRGIDQTMGKIVRKALHLFHSLARVRLIISLTALFFLGFSLLTIGIIQDFLANEFDQFNEVTMVLISSLQEDFSFDWVQPASFLVSLPAAAGIVILIMVWILIKGTDRVLEFGSLAVTVAGGEIWGELLTTVFHRIGLPSSTSNWGEIGFPSEPTLTAVILYGYAGFLLFRHSSAIWLKTVIIPVLIALLLWVGLNDVLVDKQLPSSVAAGFSFGGVWLTLHIVLLEIFRMLRKPVTQR; encoded by the coding sequence ATGTTTCATTGGATTATCGATGCTTTCAATCATCATGGGTACCTCATCCTATTTCTTTCCCTCTTTCTCGAATTGCTGGCACTGCCGCTTCCCGGCGAGCTCATGATGGGTTCAGCCGGAGTTATGGTGTTTCAGGGGAAACTCAGCTGGCTTGGTATTATTTTGGCCGGCGGTGCCGGGGTAAGCTTGGGTATGACAGTCTCGTATGTGATCGGTTATCGGCTCGGGCTTCCTTTTTTCGAAAAATACGGTAAATATATCCACTTTGGTCCTGACAAAATAGAACGAACTTCGGTATGGTTTGAAAAGCACGGGAATAAACTGCTAATAGCTGCTTATTATATCCCTGGAGTAAGACATTTTACCGGTTATTTCAGCGGTGTAACGCGTTTGTCTTTTCGTAGTTATGCGATATATGCCTATTCCGGCGCGTTTTTATGGGTCGCGGTTTTCGTGACGATCGGGAAACTGCTCGGACCTCAATGGGAAAAATTACACCATGCCATTTCCCGCTATTTGTTGATAGGAGCAGTGATCATAAGCTTATTGTTTTTAATCATTTTTGTGATTAAGAGATACAGCCGCGGAATCGATCAAACTATGGGAAAAATTGTTCGTAAAGCTCTGCATTTGTTTCACTCTCTGGCTCGGGTTAGACTCATTATATCGTTGACGGCTCTATTTTTTCTTGGGTTTTCCTTACTGACCATCGGGATTATTCAGGATTTCCTGGCCAATGAGTTCGATCAGTTTAACGAAGTGACCATGGTGCTTATTAGCTCTCTGCAAGAAGATTTCTCCTTTGATTGGGTGCAGCCTGCTTCTTTTTTGGTCTCCTTGCCCGCAGCTGCGGGGATTGTTATTCTGATTATGGTCTGGATCTTGATTAAAGGCACGGATCGAGTACTTGAGTTCGGATCTTTGGCTGTCACTGTTGCGGGAGGGGAAATTTGGGGAGAACTGCTTACTACCGTGTTCCACCGCATCGGGCTTCCAAGTTCTACAAGCAATTGGGGAGAAATCGGATTTCCATCTGAACCTACACTAACGGCTGTCATCCTCTACGGATATGCCGGTTTTTTGCTATTCCGCCATTCCTCCGCGATATGGCTCAAAACTGTCATCATTCCCGTGCTAATTGCTTTGTTGTTATGGGTTGGGCTGAATGATGTGCTGGTTGATAAGCAATTGCCAAGCAGTGTCGCGGCCGGTTTTTCCTTTGGCGGTGTATGGTTGACTCTGCACATTGTACTCCTTGAAATATTCCGCATGCTGCGAAAACCCGTTACTCAAAGATAA
- a CDS encoding VTT domain-containing protein, with translation MNTEKSPNSKYIRILGLFIIACMIGAYLYFLHTGQAQILMKAIQNLGLLGIIIGIAIQSLVNILPVPGEFVSIILMEIHGPLWGGVYAWIGGVIGAIGALYLTKWIAKPFFGKLAAPYLNKMEDFIEERENIGLLLIRFVPLLPYHFVNYAAGLLKINIWSFVWTTGLGILPFTIAMGAIYAGVRHGQWVWGVIGAVVFALLIGISWKTRKKERAR, from the coding sequence ATGAATACGGAAAAATCACCGAATTCCAAATATATCCGTATCCTCGGATTATTTATAATTGCCTGTATGATTGGTGCCTATTTATATTTTCTTCATACAGGACAAGCGCAAATTTTGATGAAAGCCATTCAAAACCTTGGATTGTTGGGCATCATAATTGGAATCGCCATTCAGTCCCTGGTCAATATCCTTCCTGTTCCGGGTGAGTTCGTTTCAATCATCCTGATGGAAATTCACGGACCCTTATGGGGTGGTGTGTATGCCTGGATAGGGGGAGTCATAGGTGCGATTGGAGCCTTATATTTGACGAAATGGATTGCAAAGCCCTTCTTCGGTAAGCTGGCGGCGCCTTATTTAAATAAGATGGAAGACTTCATCGAAGAGCGCGAAAATATCGGACTTTTACTCATACGCTTTGTACCCTTGTTACCTTATCATTTCGTCAATTACGCTGCAGGGCTTTTGAAAATAAACATATGGAGCTTCGTATGGACTACTGGGCTTGGCATTCTGCCATTTACAATAGCTATGGGAGCGATTTATGCAGGGGTGAGGCACGGTCAATGGGTATGGGGAGTTATCGGTGCTGTAGTTTTTGCATTGTTGATCGGTATTAGCTGGAAGACAAGAAAAAAAGAACGAGCTAGATGA
- a CDS encoding ABC transporter permease subunit, which translates to MMGRLVRKEIREQVLSLKGAIWMALAAVMFSGLSYSFITVKELSILAQVEIINTFLKVAIAFGLLMTIISAAAAIAGEKEQGTLESLLLLPLKKRNMVIGKWLGAMTIWLVIAIIAFPYMLALGNGTSLYGAMILFLFVFGTLTVGSFAAISLALSSLLQSSKNAIIVSVALFLVTALPAFLGTSIKKTGFGKVIDTISPLSGTMNLLKDLLINKLSIGNAVLNSISMIWFALAAILFLAYAVKKLTLLGGE; encoded by the coding sequence ATGATGGGGAGATTGGTTCGCAAAGAAATACGAGAACAGGTTTTATCGTTAAAAGGCGCCATCTGGATGGCTTTAGCCGCCGTCATGTTCAGCGGGTTATCCTACAGTTTTATCACCGTGAAAGAATTAAGCATTCTCGCTCAAGTGGAAATCATCAATACCTTTTTGAAAGTAGCCATAGCGTTCGGACTGCTGATGACGATCATATCAGCCGCGGCAGCGATTGCCGGGGAGAAGGAACAGGGTACGCTCGAAAGCCTGCTGCTATTGCCTCTTAAGAAGAGAAATATGGTCATCGGAAAATGGTTGGGAGCAATGACAATTTGGCTAGTTATAGCGATCATCGCTTTCCCTTACATGCTTGCTCTTGGGAACGGAACTTCCTTATATGGTGCCATGATCCTGTTTTTGTTCGTTTTTGGCACACTTACAGTCGGTTCATTCGCTGCCATATCCTTGGCCTTGTCGTCTTTGCTTCAATCCAGCAAAAATGCAATAATCGTCTCAGTAGCCTTATTCCTAGTTACAGCGCTGCCCGCATTTCTTGGCACTTCCATTAAGAAAACAGGTTTCGGCAAAGTCATAGATACGATTAGTCCGCTATCCGGAACCATGAACCTGCTGAAAGACCTGCTGATCAATAAGCTTTCCATCGGAAATGCTGTGTTAAACTCTATCTCCATGATTTGGTTCGCGCTAGCAGCCATTTTATTTCTTGCATATGCGGTAAAAAAATTAACCTTATTAGGGGGGGAATAA